In the genome of Verrucomicrobiota bacterium, the window TGGAGAGAAGTCGAAGGATTTCGATGTAGAGCCAGACGAGGGTGACTAATAAACCGAAGGCGGCGTACCATTCCATGTAGCGTGGGGCTCCGCGTTTTGCTCCTTCTTCAATGAAGTCGAAGTCCAGGACCAAGTTGAGAGCGGCTATAATGATTACAAATACGCTGAAACCAATTCCAATAAATCCGCTTCCGTGGATGTAAGGCATGGAGATTCCGAAAAATCCCATGACGAACGATGCAAGATAGACCAGAAAAATGCCGCCGGTAGCTGCAACGACTCCCAGTTTAAAATTCTCAGTAACCTTGATAAAACCAGATTTATAGGCGGCGAGCAGTGCAAACAACGTTCCAAAAGTCAGCGTGATTGCCTGGAAAGCAATGCCCGGAAATTGCAATTCCATCATTGCTGAAAGGGCACCCAGAAATACTCCCTCCGCCAGAGCATAAACCGGTGCTGTGTACGGAGCTGCCGTTTTTTTGAAAATCGTGATCACTGCAAAGATTAGGCCGACGATCGCTCCTCCGATCATCCAAGGCATCATAGCGGAAATATCGCCTAGCGTCATGACTTTCTTCCACGACCAGATGGAGGTCATTGTGAGCATTAAAAGCAGGATCGCCGTTTTATTGACGGTACCACCGATTGTCATTGCATCGGTTGAGGCGTATTCTACCCGAAAGGTATCGTTGTTGAGGGCGGGATTTCCAGTTCTCATAGGATTATTTTAATATTGAGGTGTTAAGTTAAAAGTAAATGCGCAATCAACTAATAGATACAACAATTGCGGTTAAATTGTCACGACCAGATTCTTCCATTGAATCTTTTACTAATCGATTTGCGGGTTGAAGTTCTGCGAGCCTCAGAGGGGGATTCCGTATGAGGTCTTCCAGTCGATGATCCCAGATTCCGTCGTTGATGCCATCTGAATTAATTATGAAAGTGTCTCCACTCTCAAAGCCTACTGCACCAAATTGAGGTTCTATGGTTTTTGTTTTTCCGCCTAATGAACGTAGGAGGATATGTTTTTCCGGGTGAGTTTTATGTTGTCGTTCGTTTAATCTTCCTTTGCGGAACAACTCACCCGGGTAAGTGTGGTCGTGGGAAATCTGCTTTAAACCGCCATCCTTGGGCAAATAATAGATTCGGCTGTCTCCTACATGTGCGAAGTACATCCATTCAGGGGTAAACCAACATAGGCTAAGCGTTGCTCCCATGCCACGGCACTCTTCATAGAAAAAACTCATTCTGGACATCTCCCGATTTACTTCCTCGAAAAGCTCCCCCAAAAATTCATGGTAGCCCTGGGGAAGGCCAATCGCTCCAAGTCGAAAGCTTTGGGGAAGTCTTTTAGTTATAAAATCTACAGCGATTCTGCTGGCAAATTCGCCTGCATTTGCGCCTCCCATACCATCGCTGACTGCAAAAATGAAATCACCATCTCTTTCGATAGATCCAGAACCTTGTTTCCCCAGAAGCCGTACTTCCTGTCCGTTCAAATTAGTAGCTAAAAATGAATCTTCATTGTTTTTTCGAAAACGCCCTGGATGTGTCAGGCCCGACCAAGTTATTGTTTCCATGCTAGATTTTAAATTTTGTCTTTCTTATTTCTTTTTCGGCTTCGGCCAGGGTAAGACCTTCTCCGGATTCCAGAATTGTGGAAAATTCAAAGTCTATAATGCAAAATCTTCCTTCGTGGGAACTGTATGTGATGTTTCGAGCAAACGCATCACCGTGCCGAACGCCGTATGTTTCGAGCTCCGCAAAGAGCATATCCATTTTCTCCTGGCCTATATGTGGCACAATTTGACCACAGTTGGTGGTAATAATATACAGTTCATCCGGATCGCTATGCAGGAGTTTGGGCACAAATGTACAGCCTTTTGTTTCCAAATATTTAAGAACGCGGACTTCGTTGTCATACCTCTTGCGAGCTAAGGATCCACGATACCGTTTATGGACTCTTCCATCATAGCCTATGTGGACTTCAGCCCTTTTTGTGTCTTTAATTTCCCTCATTAACTGGACCTAACTAACTTATTTTTTTCGGTTTAAACAGACCGTTTTATTTTAATTATTATATTTTGAGTTGAAAACGGGCATGTAATTTGCTGACTGTCGTTGCGTCCTTAGTTTGGCCATCTTCAATAGGGATGGATCAGACTCTCCAACGGACTTTCAACCCAAAACTAAAACGACAAGAAAATGCCGAAATACAAGCTTGAATACCTCTGGCTCGATGGGTACCAACCCGTTCCGAACCTACGTGGAAAAACCAGAATCGCTTCAAATGCCCCATCTTCAGTCGAAGATTGCCCTGTATGGGGATTTGATGGCAGTTCTACTCAGCAGGCTGAAGGTAAAAGTTCAGATTGCATTTTACAACCCGTCGCTCTTTACCCGGATGCTGGTCGAAGCAACGCTTTCATCGTAATGTGTGAGGTCATGATGCCTAATGGTGATCCGCACCCATCTAACAATCGTGCGACGATTGATGATAACGAAGATACGTGGTTTGGACTCGAGCAGGAATACTTCCTTTTTCAGGATGGTCGCCCGCTGGGTTGGCCTGAAAGCGGGTATCCCACGCCCCAAGGTGAGTACTACACCGGAGTCGGTTACCGTAATGTTGGCGATGTTGCCCGAGCCATTGTGGATGATCACCTGGATCTTTGCCTGGAAGCCGGAATCAATCACGAGGGAATCAATGCCGAAGTGGCCAAAGGACAATGGGAATTCCAGATATTCGCCAAGGGTTCCAAAAAATGCGCCGACGACATGTGGGTTGCGCGCTACCTTCTTGAGCGCCTTTGCGAGCAATATCAGGTCTATGTTGAATGGCATTGCAAACCCTTCCAAGGTGACTGGAACGGATCAGGCATGCATTGCAACTTTTCCACGAAATTTATGCGTGAAGTAGGTGGTGAAAAGTATTTCATGGCTCTTATGACAGCTTTCGAAAAGAATAAGGAAGAGCATATCGCCGCTTATGGACCTGACAACCACTTGCGTCTGACCGGTCTCCATGAAACTCAGTCGATCGACAAGTTTTCCTGGGGATTGTCTGACAGAGGTGCTTCGGTTCGATTGCCGGTTAACTTTATTAAAGATGGTTACAAAGGTTACCTCGAAGATCGCCGTCCAAATTCGAAGGGAGATCCCTACCAGATCTGCTCCCGCATTCTTAAGACGATTTCAGAAGTTCCTGAAAAATAATCGAAACCGTTTTATCAAAAAGGCGTCCCGGACCGGGGCGCCTTTTTTCTATCCGATTTGTACTACTATCCGGTAGAATCTTGTTTTTAAAGCAACGTTTTCGTATCCCAGCTCTTCACCACGAACTTCGCGATTAATCACGCGCCAGTATTAAAATACGTTCGAAGAAAAATACTTTTACTACGAAAAGCGCAGAATTACGCAAAAACTGAAGGCAGGTTCCCTTTAAAAAGCATAAACTAACCACGAATGGATCACGAATATTTTGTCGTTTTTTATCAGTGAAAATCAGTGCCATCAGCCGTGCCCTGTCGTAGCCTTGGCGGAGACTGGTGGTTAAAATTTGTATCTTTTTTCCGTTTAGAAAAATGCCTTGAACCCTTCAGGATATCGGACCGCTCGGCGATCAGTCCCTACCTCGTGATTCGTGTCACTTGGTCCATTCGTGGTTTCATAATTACAATATCTGTGCCCATCTGAGCAATCTGTGGTTAAACGTTGGTTGCGGCTCTGCTGCTCTAAGCAGTCGATGTTCAAAACAGGGCATGAATACGATTGCTTGGTTGGATAGGCCTACTAAAGTTTCTGTTTTATTCCATGCCGGAGAAGTCAGCTCATCTCATTGATAGACATAAAATCGCTCTTGGTTGGCTAATTCCCAGTCCTTTGTTCGGATTTCTACCTCTTTATATTTACTGGGAGAACTTCGCCAAATTCTATTTCCAGGGCGACGAATGGGAGCAACTTCATTTGATTGAATCAACTGGATATTGGACCTGGGTTTTCAGTTTCTTTGGAGAAAATTTTGTGCCGGTTTTTAAGCTCTTTTGGTCGAGTATTTTGTTCTTGGGAAATGGCGACTATCACGTATTTCTCTATGTTTCTTTTACGGTGCATGCAGCCGTTGTTTTTCTACTAGGCTATCTTCTTCGGATGTGGAGCTTTGGATTGATTTCAATTCTTTTCAGTCAACTCGTGCTTGCGCTGAATTATACGCACATTGAAATTCTTAATCAAAGTATCCAGGTATCGAACCTGTTGTCCTATTGTTTGCTGCTGATTACGCTCATTGTCTTTTCAAAACCATTGTTAGAGGGTAGAGTTCATTCCCAGAGAGTTTGTGTTTTTCTTTCAATTCTATCGGCCCTGGGTGCATTGAGTTTTGCGCGGGGAATATTGATTGGTGCTGTTGTTTTCCTGATGGCAATAACGCTTTTAATTTCCAGTAAAGCCAAAAACAAGCGG includes:
- a CDS encoding Bax inhibitor-1/YccA family protein, translated to MRTGNPALNNDTFRVEYASTDAMTIGGTVNKTAILLLMLTMTSIWSWKKVMTLGDISAMMPWMIGGAIVGLIFAVITIFKKTAAPYTAPVYALAEGVFLGALSAMMELQFPGIAFQAITLTFGTLFALLAAYKSGFIKVTENFKLGVVAATGGIFLVYLASFVMGFFGISMPYIHGSGFIGIGFSVFVIIIAALNLVLDFDFIEEGAKRGAPRYMEWYAAFGLLVTLVWLYIEILRLLSKLRSR
- a CDS encoding protein phosphatase 2C domain-containing protein — encoded protein: METITWSGLTHPGRFRKNNEDSFLATNLNGQEVRLLGKQGSGSIERDGDFIFAVSDGMGGANAGEFASRIAVDFITKRLPQSFRLGAIGLPQGYHEFLGELFEEVNREMSRMSFFYEECRGMGATLSLCWFTPEWMYFAHVGDSRIYYLPKDGGLKQISHDHTYPGELFRKGRLNERQHKTHPEKHILLRSLGGKTKTIEPQFGAVGFESGDTFIINSDGINDGIWDHRLEDLIRNPPLRLAELQPANRLVKDSMEESGRDNLTAIVVSIS
- a CDS encoding serine/threonine protein phosphatase — translated: MREIKDTKRAEVHIGYDGRVHKRYRGSLARKRYDNEVRVLKYLETKGCTFVPKLLHSDPDELYIITTNCGQIVPHIGQEKMDMLFAELETYGVRHGDAFARNITYSSHEGRFCIIDFEFSTILESGEGLTLAEAEKEIRKTKFKI
- a CDS encoding glutamine synthetase beta-grasp domain-containing protein — translated: MPKYKLEYLWLDGYQPVPNLRGKTRIASNAPSSVEDCPVWGFDGSSTQQAEGKSSDCILQPVALYPDAGRSNAFIVMCEVMMPNGDPHPSNNRATIDDNEDTWFGLEQEYFLFQDGRPLGWPESGYPTPQGEYYTGVGYRNVGDVARAIVDDHLDLCLEAGINHEGINAEVAKGQWEFQIFAKGSKKCADDMWVARYLLERLCEQYQVYVEWHCKPFQGDWNGSGMHCNFSTKFMREVGGEKYFMALMTAFEKNKEEHIAAYGPDNHLRLTGLHETQSIDKFSWGLSDRGASVRLPVNFIKDGYKGYLEDRRPNSKGDPYQICSRILKTISEVPEK